In Paraburkholderia youngii, the genomic stretch TTGCGCGAAACCGGCCGCCGCCGGGTCCGCTTCGCAGCCGACGAAGACCAGTTCGCGCGCGAGCTCGGTGCCCGCCAGCGCGCGCGTGAAGAAGCGCGGGTAGCGCAGCGACGGCTGACAGCCGAAGAACACCAGCAGGTCGGCGCGCGCGCGCACTTCGGAGAGCGTCGTGAAGAACGCGCCGCGATCCTGCAACGCGAGCGTCGCGGGCGTCAGCGCATCGCCGTGCAGATGATCGAGGATCGCGCCGCAGGAGGCGGCAAGCGGATACAGCGCGCGGGTGCCGGCGACGTCGGTGGCGAGGCCGCCGAACAGCGGGCGGCGCGCGTTCGCGAGCAACTGTGCGGCGCTCGCCAGCGCGGTATCCATGTCGACTTCGTTGCCATCGACCACGCATCCGCATTGCGCATCCGCCGCGCCGTACTGCGCGAGTGCGTGAGCGAGCCGCGAACATTCGGTGTCCGGTACTTCGAGCGTGCCGTCGTCGTGGGAAGCGGCGACCAGGTCGTCGCATAGCAATGGGCAGAACGGACAGATCCAGTCGCGTGTGAGCGTCGCGGCGCGCGTTGCGCTCGGGCTAGGGGGCGATGGATCGATGGCGGGACTATGCATGGGCCAGGTTTAGCAAGCTCCATGCCGATCTTTGGACGACGCATCGGCGGGCGAGCGCCGCGCCGAAGCGGGCCGCGCTTACGGTCATGCCGCTTTGCATTCAGCGGATCGACCTGCGCGAAGTACCGGCGGCAAGCGTGCCCGATCGTGCGTCGGCGCGCGGGTTCAAGGGCCCGCTGCGCCATACAAAATGTGTGCCGTTCTGGAGCAGAGTGTCACACGCAAACTGTCCGGCTTGTGTTGCGTTTACAGACAGCGCTGTCAGAACGTGTGGCATGGAAATTGTATGGAAGGCCTACGCTGAATCGGAAGGCGCGCAGTCGAGCTGCCGGTCGTGCAGCGCGGACGCCACCAGCCAGGCGCTTGCGCCGGTGGCCGCCGCGGCGGCCAGATCGGCCTGATTGCGGATGCCGCCCGCGCCGATCAGCGTGGTGTGCGCGGCGGCTTGCGCGCGCAGGCGCTCGAATGTCGCGAGGTCGGGGCCGGCGTAGCTGCCGACCTGGTCGAGCGTCATCGCGATCACGCGCGACGGCCACCATGCCGACGAGCAATCGAGCGCGGTCGCGGCGAGCAGTTCGCCGGCGCGATGATCGAGCGACAGGATCGGCGCGAGGCCGGCGCGCTGCGCCGCGTGCACGGCATGGATTTCGCGAAGCGTCTCCGAGCCGAAGACAGGCACGACGGTCGCGAGGCTGGAATTGGCGGCACGGCGGTCGGGTTGATCAACAGCAGCGTCGATGCGCTCGAACAGCGCGCGCATCGATGCGTAGTCCGCGAAGCCCGCGTCGAGCCACAGTTCGATGCCGGGCAGCGCGGCGCGCAACGCGGCGAGCGTCGAAGCATGCGCGCCGCGCTGCAGGATGGCGCCGAGATCGGCGATATAGAGCGTGCGCGCGCCGCTGGCTTCGAGTAGCGCGCGGGCGGTAGCAAGTGGGTCGCTCGTCGCGACGAGGCGGGACTGGATGGGCCGATAGGCGTTCCGCTCGCCGCGTACCGCGCGGACGACCTGGCCGTCGAGCAGATCGAGAACAGGTATCACCTGCATAGAGGGGCGCTTTCCTTTGACCAAGATCTTTGTTTATGAGTATCTCACCGGCGGCGGCATCGACCCCGCGCTCGCCGGCGCAGGCAGTCTCGCCGATTTGAGTGCGCTGATCGTCGAAGGACGCGTGATGCGCGACGCGCTGGTCGCCGCTCTGCGTGAACTGGACGGCGTGCAGGTCACGTTCGCGACCTCGCGCTTCGAAACACGAGCGCCGGGCGACGCTCATTGTATGGCCGCGCCCGGCGAATCGATGACGGCGTTCGTCGCGCGCGTCGCGCGCGAGCACGACTACGCGTGGGTCGTCGCGCCGGAATGCGACGGCCTGCTGCTGCGCTTTCACGATGCGGTCGGCACCGCCCGGTGGCTCGGCTGCGCGAAGGAAGCGATCCGCGTCGCGTCGAGCAAGAGCGCGACCGCGGCATGTCTTGCCGCGCATGGCATTGCGACGACGCCGGCGCTCGAACCCGGCGACCCAGCCGCGCAGCACGGCGGCCGCTGGGTCGTCAAACCGGACGACGGCGCGGGCGGCCTCGACACGATCGTCTACGAGCGCTTCGCCGATGCCTGCGCCGAGTACGAGGCGCGCGCGGCCGCGGCGCGCAATCCGGTGCTGCAGGCGTGGGTCGACGGCGAGCCGTTGAGCCTGTCGCTGATCTGCCGCGGCGACGCGACCAAGCTGCTCAGCATCAACCGTCAGCAGATCGGGCTGAGCGGCGGCGACGCGCCGGGCGAGGTTGCGCGGATCGTCGAGTTCGACGGCGTGCTGGTCGATCAAATCGACCAGCACAGCGACATGGGCCGCGCGCTCGACACGCTCGCGCATCGCGTCGCGCGGGCCATCCCGGGTTTGCGCGGCTTCGTCGGCATCGATGTCGTGTGGCATCCGCAACGCGGGCCGGTCGTGATCGAGGTGAATCCGCGTCTGACGGTCGCTTATGCGGGGCTGTCGGCGGTGCGCGGCAGCGGCCTGACGCGCGCGCTGCTGGCCGCGCATGGCGTGCGACTCGAGCGCTGCGGCGCGGCGCGCGCCAATCCGCTCACATTCGAGGTGCGTCCTTGAGCCCCGCCCGTTCGAACCCGGCGGTGCGGTTCGGCTGGGACGTCGGCGGTGCGCACGTGAAGGTGTCGCTCATCGACGGCAGCGACGCCGTGCTCGACGTCGTGCAATGGCCGTGTCCGCTGTGGCAGGGGCTCGACCATCTGCAACGCACGATCGACCTCGTCTTCGAGCGCTGGCCGCAGGCCCGCACCGAAGCCGTGCAGCATGCGGTGACGATGACCGGCGAGATGGTCGACCTGTTCGCGGACCGCGCCGAAGGCGTGCGCGCGATCGTGGCCGCGCTCGCGCAGCGGCTCGGTTCGTCACTGCGTTTCTACGCCGGCGACGCCGGCTGGCTCGCTGCCGACGACTGCCCGGCCGGCTGGCGCCAGGTCGCGTCGGCGAACTGGCTCGCGACCGCGAGCTGGGTCGCTACCCGCATGGCGAACGCGCTGCTGATCGACATCGGCAGCACCACTACCGACATCATTCCGATCGTCGACGGCCGGGTCGTCGCGCGTGGCGCGACCGATGCGGGCCGGCTCGCGAGCGGCGAACTCGTGTATCACGGCGTCGTGCGCACGCCGTTGTGCGGCGTCGCGCATCGGATCGAATTCGGCGGCGCCACGCTGAACGTGATGAACGAATGGTTCGCGACCACCGCCGACGTCTACCGGCTGACGGGCGAACTGGACCCGCTGCACGACGTGCAGCCGAGCGCCGACCAGGGACCGAAGACACAGGCGGCGAGCCGCGCGCGGCTCGCGCGCATGATCGGGCACGACGCGCACGACGCGTCGGACCTCGAATGGCTGCAGTTTGCGCGGCGCTGGCGGGCGCTGCAGGTGCGCGAAATCGGCGCAAACCTGATGCGCGTGGTCGCCGCGCAGCCGTCGCTCGCGGCCGCGCCGCTGGTGGGCGCGGGCTGCGGCCGCTTCCTCGTCGCCGCCTTGGCGCGCGACGAAGCGCGCGGCTATATCGACTTCGGCGCGTTGGCGGGCGTGCCCGATGCCAGCGCGGCGTGGGCGGCGACCTGCGCGCCGAGCGTGGCGGTCGCGCTGCTGGCGGCGCGCGAACCGGGAGCGCAGCGGCGAAGCGCGTGTGGCGTGGCAGCGCGCGCGGCATGAGTTGACCGGCGCGGCGCCGCCCGAAGACGGGGCGCCAGCGCACGAGTAGCGCAAAGAGGGACAGTGGGGACGATTGGGCGAGCGGGACAAGTTCGGTGATGAACGAGGTTGCGAAACGACGCGACCCAGCCGGGCACTCAACTGGACGCGAGGACAACAGTCATGTGGGTGGTCAAGATCGGAGGCAGCCTGAGTCACGACCCGGCACTGCGCCACTGGCTCAGCGAGCTATGCGAAGTCGGCGGCGGACGCGTGGTGATCGTGCCCGGCGGCGGCGATTTCGCGGACAAGGTGCGCCAGTACCAGGGCGAATGGAACTTCGACGATCTGGCCGCGCACAACATGTGTCTGCTCGCGATGACGCAATACGCGCTGCTGATGCAAGGTGTGTCGCCCGAACTGGTGATCGCGTCGAGCGAGGCGAAGATTCGCCGCACGTTGCGCGACGGCCACGTCGCCGTGTGGGTGCCCACCGCGCTGATGCGCGACACGCCCGACGCGATGAGCAACTGGGACACGACCTCCGACAGCCTTGCCGCCTGGCTTTCGACGATGCTCAACGCCGAGCGGCTGATCGTCGTCAAATCCTGTCCGATCGCCGCCGACGATCCACTCGAAATGCTGGCCGCGTCGGGCGTAGTCGACCGCAAGTTCGTCGACTACGTGACGGATGCGAACTATGTGGTCGAACTGCTCGACAAAAGCAACGTCGCGCTGATGCGCGACCGTTTGCTGAACATTCCGGTGATGTGAGCGGTGGCTATAGCCGCGTCGCGCTCGTCGAGCCCGGCAGCGGCGCACCGCCATCGACGCGGATTTCGCCAGCCGGCCGATGCAACGCGCTCGCCCATTGCGCGACGCGCTCGGGATCGAGCCGCGAGCGGCGCCCGTCGGCGCACAGCGCGGTGCGAAAACCGGCCACGTCGGGCGCCAGCGCGCGGATCTGCGGCAGTTGCGCCCAGCCGAGCGCACCGGCGATGCCCACCATCGAGCCGCGCTGACGCGCGAGCCGCAACCAGCGTGCGAGCGAGTCGACATCGACGTGATCGAACAGCGTGCCGCCGTCCTTGCTCGCGGTATCGAACATCAGGCCGGCAAAGCCGAGCGCCGCGGTGTGGCTGACGAGGTCGTCGTCCATGCCGCCGTCGCACAGCAGCACCGGCACGACAGTGGCCGGCAGATTCGCGAGCTGCTCGATGCAGCGCCGCGCGGCTGGTCCGCGCGCGACCCCGACCTTCACATAGTCGACGCCGGCGTCGCTGACGTCGATCACGCGCGTGGCGATCTCGTCGAACGCATCCGCCGGCACGTCGCCGATCGCCGCGCTGATCGGCTTGACCGGATAGCGCGCCCGCAGCTGTCGCGCGATGTTCGTAATGGCGCCGACCGACAGGCCGCCGAGCGCGCCGTCGTTCGGTTCTTTCAGGTCGATCAGCTCGGCGCCGGCGCGTGCGGCATCGAATGCTTCCTCATCCGAGCGGACGCTCGCAAGCAATGCGGTCATCGGGATTCTCCGCGGCAAACGGGTTGAGGGTCTAACAGACCCTAATGATGGGCGGAAGCGGCGGCGTGATTGGCCTCCCCTTTCAGATTCGCGCGGTATCGCGCGACCGCGGCGACGAGCCAGCCCCATGCGGTGCGCTCGTTGTCGCCGGCGGTTTTGTCGATCGCGATCTGCAGATAGGCCATTTCGCGATCGACCTTGTCGGCCGGCAGCATGAAAAGCCGGCTTACCAGAATCGCGCCTTCCACGACCGCCGACTGCGCGCGATTGAAGCCCGCGAACGGCGCGTGGTTTTCGCGGTGCACGCATTTCATCACCAGTACCGGGCGCTCTTTGTCGTCTTGCAGTTCGTCGAGTTCGAGTTCGGCGTGGGCCAGCGATTCGGCCAGCCGCACGCTCGCGACACGGCTTGCGGCCACGGTCGGCCAATCGGTCGCGCAGTGCGTGACGCAGCCCGCGAAGATGCGCACGTCGGTCGTGAAATTCAGCACGGCCGCGCGCGTCGCGACGATGTTGTCGAGCGTAACCGACGGTCGGAAAGGCGCAAGGATGATGCGCTCACCCTCGTAGCGCGCGCCCATCGGCGCGATATGAGGACGGCCATCGCACGCTGCCGTGGTGACGATCGTTTCGTGGATCATGGTTGGGAACGTTTGTCCCGACAGCGCCGGAAGGCCGGCCGTCAGCAGAGGTCAAACACAAACGGGAACCGCAAAGGGGCCGCGGCGTGCGGCCCGGTTGCGGGCTTAACGCGTAGCGACATACATCACGATTTCAAAACCGAGGCGTACGTCGGTGTAGCTCGGAGTCGTCCATTGCATACGTGCTTCCTCCTTCGGTTGAAACTGCGGTTGGAACTGCGGTTCGAACTACTCTGAGCCGCCGGCCCGGCGAATTTTCATGCCCGATCTCGACGGCAGCCGGCATCACGCAATCTCCATGCCCGTGCGTGTGCCGGCCGGCCAGGCGGGCGCGCATTCGAGGGCTAATACAGCGCTCGGCGAATTGCGCCACGCCCTGGCGCTCGCGCGGCTTGCCAGACGCAAGCGTCCGCGCGGTGTGGCGGAAACGAAGCAAAGTGTTCCATCGCGATTCGCCAATCCGATTGCGCTGTCACCCGTGCCCGTCTCCCACACCAGCCGATTCTGCTCCCATTGCCGTTTCATGGCGTGAAAAAGAAACTAACGATGTGATAGCGATAATCGATCCATTAAGTCTGCCAAATAAAATCGTGAATTCCCCTTGAGCGTGTCCGTGCCTACAGTGCAACTCAAGCGCTTCGTTCTTCCGGCAGTGCGCTTGCCACCTTCGAGGACACGTCATGAACGATTTCAGTCAACCGCCGATCCAGCCCGGACATCAAGCGCGCGATCCGCACAATCCGCGCGAGCGGTACGCGGCAGGCGTGATGAAATACCGCGAGATGGGTTACTGGCAACCGGACTACGAACCGAAAGAGACCGACGTGATCGCGCTCTTTCGCATCACGCCGCAACCCGGTGTCGAACCCGAGGAAGCGGCGGCCGCGGTGGCCGGAGAATCGTCGACCGCGACGTGGACGGTGGTGTGGACCGACCGCCTGACCGCCTGCGACATGTATCGCGCGAAGGCGTATCGCGTCGAACCGGTGCCGGTGTCGCGCGCCGACGAGCCGCAGTACTTCGCGTACATCGCGTATGAACTCGATCTGTTCGAAGAGGGCTCGGTCGCGAACCTGACCGCGTCGATCATCGGCAACGTGTTCGGCTTCAAGCCGCTGAAGGCGTTGCGGCTCGAAGACATGCGCATCCCCGTCGCGTATCTGAAGACGTTTCAGGGACCGCCGACCGGCATCGTCGTCGAGCGTGAACGGCTCGACAAGTATGGACGCCCGCTGCTCGGCGCCACGGTCAAGCCGAAGCTCGGGCTGTCGGGCAAGAACTATGGGCGGGTGGTCTACGAGGGGCTGCGCGGCGGCCTCGATTTCCTGAAGGACGACGAGAACATCAACTCGCAGGCGTTCATGCATTGGCGCGACCGCTTCCTGTTTTCGATGGAGGCGGTGAACCGCGCGCAGGCGGAAACCGGCGAGGTCAAAGGGCACTACCTGAACGTGACGGCCGGCACGATGGAGGACATGTACGAGCGCGCCGAATTCGCGAAGGAGCTTGGCTCGTGCATCGTGATGATCGATCTGGTGATCGGCTGGACCGCGATCCAGTCGATGTCGCGCTGGGCCCGCAAGCACGACATGATCCTGCATTTGCATCGCGCGGGGCACAGCACCTACACGCGGCAACGCAATCACGGCATCTCGTTTCGCGTGATCGCCAAATGGCTGCGCATGGCGGGCGTCGATCATGCGCATGCGGGCACCGCGGTCGGCAAGCTCGAAGGCGATCCACTGTCGGTGCAGGGCTACTACAACGTGTGCCGCGACGCGCACAACGCGGTGGACCTGTCGCGCGGCCTCTTCTTCGATCAACCGTGGGCCGGCTTGCGCAAGGTGATGCCGGTCGCCTCGGGCGGGATTCACGCGGGGCAGATGCATCAACTGCTCGACCTGTTCGGCGACGACGCGATCCTGCAGTTCGGCGGCGGCACGATCGGCCATCCGGCCGGCATCCAGGCCGGTGCGACTGCGAACCGCGTCGCGCTCGAAGCGATGGTCAAGGCCCGCAACGAGGGCCGCGACATTCTGCGCGAAGGGCCCGACGTGCTCGAAGCCGCCGCGCGCTGGTGCACGCCGCTCAAGCAGGCGCTCGATACGTGGCGCGACGTCACTTTCAACTACGCGTCGACCGATACGCCCGATTTCGCCGCTACGCCGACTGCGGCTTAAGAGAGCCGAGCTTTACCCGCCAGCGCTTCACGAGCGCATCCGCAACGTGGTGCTACGGCACCGCGCGGGGCACCGTTGACGCCGTTCTGAACGCGACATCCATCAACGAGGTTCGTCATGCGTATTACTCAAGGAACGTTTTCTTTTCTGCCCGAACTGACCGACGAGGAAATCGGCCTGCAAATCGACTACGCGCTGCGCCAGGGCTGGGCCTGTTCGGTCGAATTCACCGACGACCCGCATCCGCGCAACACGTACTGGGAAATGTGGGGCCTGCCGATGTTCGACCTGCACGACGCGGCAGGCGTCTTGCAGGAGGTCCGGGCCTGTCGCGAGGCGCGGCCGCAGCACTACATCAAGGTCAACGCCTTCGATTCGGAGCGTACCTTCGAGACGATGCGCCTGTCGTTCATCGTCAACCGCCCGGACGTGGAGCCGGGCTTCCGTCTGTCGCGCCAGGACGCGCAGGGGCGCACGCAGCGCTACAGCATGACGGGCTATGCGACCGACCGGCCGGCGGGCGAGCGCTACGGCTCAACGGGCTGAGCCGCTGATCGAGCACGAGGGTGCAAGACAGGCACACGACAAACGCGCAAGGAGGAGCAATGACTGACGCCGCCATCGTGGACGCACTGCCCGCGTCCACCGCGCACAGCGACGACGCCACGCCCCACATCGACCTCGCGGCGCTGTACCGCGACTCGGGCATCGGCGACGTGCTCGGCGAACTCGAACGCGATCTGGTCGGGCTCGCACCCGTGAAGACGCGCATTCGCGAAGTCGCCGCGCATCTGCTGGTCGAACGCGCACGGGCTTCGCTGGGTCTCGCGGGCAGCGCGCCGACCTTGCATATGTGCTTCTCCGGCAACCCCGGCACCGGCAAGACGACGGTCGCGCTGCGCATGGCCGAGGTGCTGCACCGGCTCGGCTACATCCGCCGCAATCATCTGGTGTCGGTCACGCGCGACGATCTGGTCGGCCAGTACATCGGTCACACCGCGCCGAAAACGCGCGATGTGCTGAAGCGCGCGATGGGCGGCGTGCTGTTCATCGACGAAGCGTACTACCTGTATCGTCCGGAGAACGAGCGCGATTACGGGCAGGAAGCGATCGAAATCCTGCTGCAGACGATGGAGAACCAGCGCAGCGACCTGGTCGTGATTCTGGCCGGCTACGCGTCGCGGATGGAAGTGTTCTTCGAGAGCAATCCGGGTTTCCGCTCGCGCATTGCGCATCACATCACGTTTCCCGATTACGAGGAAACCGAACTGCTCGAAATCGCCGAGCGGATGCTCGACACCATGCATTACCGCTTCGATGCCGCGTCGCGCCGCGCGTTCGCCGACTATCTGGCGCGCCGCATCCGGCAACCGAATTTCGCCAACGCGCGCTCTGTGCGCAATGCGCTCGACCGCGCGCGGCTGCGCCAGGCGAACCGCCTGTTCGCGAGCGCGTTGCAGGGCGGCGAGCCGATCGATGCCGCCGCGCTGACGCTGATCGACTCCGCCGACGTGCGCGCGAGCCGCGTATTCGACGAGCCAATGCAGCCGTCCTCGCCACCGCCTTCCACCGCGCGCGCCGTCACGGCGCCGCCGGGCTGAATCACGACACCATCGAAGGAGAACGCCATGCAGGACGGACGCACGACACTTTCGAAGTTCCTGATCGACACGCTCGATCGCCCGCCGTGTACGGACGACACGCGGGACACGGCGGGACTCTCCGCGCTGCTCATCGACGTAGCGGCCGCCATCAAATCGATCTCGGCGATGCTGACCAAGGGAGCGCTAGGCGGCAACTACGGTTCCGCGCAAACGCTCAACACGCACGGCGAGGAGCAGAAGAAGCTCGACGTCTCCACCAACGAGATTTTCGTGCAGCAATGCGAGTGGGACGGATTGCTGGCCGCGATGGTGTCCGAGGAAATGGAGCACGTGTACCCGATTCCTCCGGAGTATCCGCGTGGCGAGTATCTGCTTGCGTTCGATCCGCTCGACGGCTCGTCGAATATCGACATCAACGGCGTGGTCGGCTCGATCTTCTCGGTGCTGCGCACGCGCGACCCGGCGGAGGATGCAAGCAGCGAAGCCGCGTTCCTGCGGCCGGGCTGCGAACAGGTGGCGGCCGGCTATGCCGTGTATGGACCCTCGACGATGCTGGTGCTGTCGGTCGGCAACGGCACGCATGGCTTCACGCTGGAGCGCGACATCGGCAACTTCGTGCTCACGCATTCGAACATCCGGATTCCGGAAGAGACCGGCGAGTTCGCGATCAACGCATCGAACGAGCGCTTCTGGGAACCGCCCGTGCGCCGCTACGTGCAGGAGTGCAAGGACGGCCGCAGCGGCTGCCGCGCGCGCGACTTCAACATGCGCTGGATCGCGTCGATGGTCGCGGAAGTGCATCGCATCCTGATGCGCGGCGGCGTGTTCATGTATCCGCGCGACTCGAAAACGCCGGCGATGGAAGGGCGCCTGCGCCTGCTCTACGAGGCGAACCCGATGAGCTTTCTGGTCGAGCAGGCGGGCGGCCTCGCGACCACCGGACGCGAGCGCATTCTCGAGCTCGCGCCGCGCGCGCTGCATGTCCGCGTGCCGGTGATCCTCGGCTCGAAGGTCGAGGTGGAGCGCATTGCGCGCTATCACGGCGAATACGACCGCGGCGAGGACAAGCCGTTCTCGTCGCCGCTGTTCGGCACGCGCTCGCTGTTCCTGCCGGATTTCACGGCGTGATCGGCGACTGAGCGCACAGACGTACAGCGCACGGCACCAGAAACACAGTCATCCGGAGACAAGCGCATGTCAGTCAAACATCCGATCATCGCGGTGACCGGCTCGAGCGGCGCGGGCACCACCACCGTCATGAAGAGTTTCACGCATATCTTCAGACGCGAGCACATCAATGCGCAGATCGTCGAAGGCGACGCGTTCCATCGCTACGACCGCAACGGCATGCGCGCGGCGATGCAGGAGCGCGAACGCGACGGCGTGCCGAATTTCAGCCACTTCGGGCCGGAAGCAAATCTGCTCGAAGAACTCGAAACCCTGTTCACGCGCTACGGCGAAAACGGCAGCGGGCAGTTTCGCCACTACGTGCACGACGCGGCCGAAGCGCAGTTGTACAAGCAGGACGGCGGCACCTTCACGCCGTGGGAGGACGTCGCGGCCAATACCGACCTGATGTTCTACGAAGGGCTGCATGGCGCGGCGGTGACCGACAAGGTCAACATCGCGCGACATGCGGATCTGCTGATCGGCGTGGTGCCGATCATCAATCTCGAATGGATCCAGAAGCTGCACCGCGATCAGACGATGCGCGGCTACACGCACGAAGCGGTGGTGGACACGATCCTGCGTCGTATGCCCGACTACGTGAACTACATCTGCCCGCAGTTCTCGCGCACGCATGTGAACTTCCAGCGCGTGCCGACCGTGGACACGTCGAATCCGTTCACCGCCCGCGAGATCCCGCAGCCCGACGAGAGCTTCGTCGTTATCCGCTTCGCGCGGCCGAAAGGCATCGACTTCCAGTATCTGCTGACGATGCTGCACGACTCGTTCATGTCGCGCCCGAACGTGATCGTCGTGCCGGGCGGCAAGATGGGACTCGCGATGCAGCTGATCTTCACGCCGATGATTCTGCAACTGATCGATCGACGCTCGCGCGCCTGACGTTTTCGAAGCGCACCCGACGCGGCGCGTCGCGGACGGTGCGCGTTGAGCACGCCGCTCGACAAGATTTCATTTCATATCGAGGAGCACGCAATGGCCTTCATCACCCTGCGGCAACTGCTGGATCACGCGGCCGAACACGACTACGGCGTGCCCGCGTTCAACGTCAACAACATGGAGCAGATTCACGCGATCATGCGCGCGGCCGAGGCGACCGATAGCCCGGTGATCCTGCAGGCGTCGGCCGGCGCCCGCAAGTACGCGGGCGAACCGTATCTGCGCCATCTGGTGCTCGCCGCGCTCGAGGCGCACCCGGACATTCCGCTCGTGCTGCATCAGGATCACGGCGCGAGCCCGGCGGTGTGCCAGCAGGCGATCCGCTCGGGCTTCACGTCGGTGATGATGGACGGCTCGCTATTGCCCGACCAGAAAACGCCGGCCGCGTATGACTACAACGTCGAGGTGAGCCGCCGCGTGGTGGACGCCGCGCATGCGGTCGGCGTGTCGGTGGAGGGTGAGTTGGGCTGTCTCGGCTCGCTCGAAACGGGCACCGCGGGTGAAGAGGACGGCGTCGGCGCAGAAGGCAAGCTGACGCGCGAGCACCTGCTGACCGACCCCGACGAAGCGCGGCGCTTCGTCGATGCGACCGGCGTCGATGCACTGGCAATCGCGATCGGTACTTCGCACGGCGCGTACAAGTTCAGCCGCGAGCCGACCGGCGACATCCTCGCGATCGACCGGATCGCCTCCATTCATTCGCGGATTCCGGACACGCATCTGGTGATGCACGGTTCGTCGTCGGTGCCGCAGGAATGGCTCGCGGTGATCCGCGAGTACGGCGGCGAGATTCCGACCACCTACGGCGTGCCCGTCGACGAAATCCGCCGCGGCATCGCGCACGGCGTGCGCAAGATCAATATCGACACCGACATCCGTCTCGCGATGAGCGGCGCGATGCGCAAGTCGCTCGCCAATGCGCGCTCGGAATTCGATCCGCGCGCGGCCCTGAAGGCGGCCACCGCCGCGGCTAGCGCGATCTGCATCGAGCGTTTCGAAGCGTTCGGTTGCGCGGGGCAGGCGGCGCGCATCAAGCCGCTGCCGCTCGACACGATGGCGAGCCGCTATCACTGACGCCACTGGTACGGAGAACGCAATGCGCGAATTCCTGATTGCTCCGTCGCTGCTGTCGGCGGATTTTGCCCGCCTCGCCGACGAGATTCGCGACGTGACGGCGGCCGGCGCGGACTGGATTCATCTGGACGTGATGGACAACCACTATGTGCCGAACCTGACCGTAGGGCCGCTCGTGTGCTCGGCGATCCGGCCGTACACGTCGCTGCCTTTCGACGTGCATCTGATGACCACGCCCGTCGATCCGCTGGTGTCGGCGTTTGCCGAGGCCGGCGCGAACCTGATCAGCTTTCATCCGGAGGCGACGCTGCACGTGCATCGGACCATCGAACTGATCCGCTCGCACGGTGCGCGCGCCGGGCTCGCGTTGAATCCGGCCACGCCGCTCACGGTGCTCGATCATGTGCTGGAGATGCTCGACGTCGTGCTGGTGATGTCGGTGAATCCGGGCTTCGGCGGCCAGGCGTTCATTGCCGAAACGCTCGATAAGCTGCGGCTGCTGCGCGAGCGCGTCGATACGACGATGCAGCGCACCGGCCGGCCGTTGCTGATCGAAGTGGACGGCGGCGTGAAGGTGTCGAACATCGCGCTTGTCGCCACGGCGGGCGCCGATGTGTTCGTCGCGGGATCGGCCGTGTTCGGCGCGAGCGATCGCGCGCAGGCGATTCGCGGCATGCGCGGCGAACTGGCTACCGTCGACGAACCCACGAGCGTGGCGGCCATGCAGTGACGGCGCGGTGGGTTCAGCGCTTTTTCATCGTCTCGCCCGGCCCGCACCAGACGCTGAGGTCTTCTTCCGGCCGGTCGATCGCGCAGCCCCAGTCGAGCGGCTGGTCCTGATCGAAGCGCTTGCCGAGCCGCCACGCGAT encodes the following:
- a CDS encoding phosphoribulokinase, producing MSVKHPIIAVTGSSGAGTTTVMKSFTHIFRREHINAQIVEGDAFHRYDRNGMRAAMQERERDGVPNFSHFGPEANLLEELETLFTRYGENGSGQFRHYVHDAAEAQLYKQDGGTFTPWEDVAANTDLMFYEGLHGAAVTDKVNIARHADLLIGVVPIINLEWIQKLHRDQTMRGYTHEAVVDTILRRMPDYVNYICPQFSRTHVNFQRVPTVDTSNPFTAREIPQPDESFVVIRFARPKGIDFQYLLTMLHDSFMSRPNVIVVPGGKMGLAMQLIFTPMILQLIDRRSRA
- a CDS encoding class 1 fructose-bisphosphatase, which produces MQDGRTTLSKFLIDTLDRPPCTDDTRDTAGLSALLIDVAAAIKSISAMLTKGALGGNYGSAQTLNTHGEEQKKLDVSTNEIFVQQCEWDGLLAAMVSEEMEHVYPIPPEYPRGEYLLAFDPLDGSSNIDINGVVGSIFSVLRTRDPAEDASSEAAFLRPGCEQVAAGYAVYGPSTMLVLSVGNGTHGFTLERDIGNFVLTHSNIRIPEETGEFAINASNERFWEPPVRRYVQECKDGRSGCRARDFNMRWIASMVAEVHRILMRGGVFMYPRDSKTPAMEGRLRLLYEANPMSFLVEQAGGLATTGRERILELAPRALHVRVPVILGSKVEVERIARYHGEYDRGEDKPFSSPLFGTRSLFLPDFTA
- a CDS encoding ribulose bisphosphate carboxylase small subunit, which gives rise to MRITQGTFSFLPELTDEEIGLQIDYALRQGWACSVEFTDDPHPRNTYWEMWGLPMFDLHDAAGVLQEVRACREARPQHYIKVNAFDSERTFETMRLSFIVNRPDVEPGFRLSRQDAQGRTQRYSMTGYATDRPAGERYGSTG
- the cbbX gene encoding CbbX protein, whose amino-acid sequence is MTDAAIVDALPASTAHSDDATPHIDLAALYRDSGIGDVLGELERDLVGLAPVKTRIREVAAHLLVERARASLGLAGSAPTLHMCFSGNPGTGKTTVALRMAEVLHRLGYIRRNHLVSVTRDDLVGQYIGHTAPKTRDVLKRAMGGVLFIDEAYYLYRPENERDYGQEAIEILLQTMENQRSDLVVILAGYASRMEVFFESNPGFRSRIAHHITFPDYEETELLEIAERMLDTMHYRFDAASRRAFADYLARRIRQPNFANARSVRNALDRARLRQANRLFASALQGGEPIDAAALTLIDSADVRASRVFDEPMQPSSPPPSTARAVTAPPG
- a CDS encoding form I ribulose bisphosphate carboxylase large subunit, whose product is MNDFSQPPIQPGHQARDPHNPRERYAAGVMKYREMGYWQPDYEPKETDVIALFRITPQPGVEPEEAAAAVAGESSTATWTVVWTDRLTACDMYRAKAYRVEPVPVSRADEPQYFAYIAYELDLFEEGSVANLTASIIGNVFGFKPLKALRLEDMRIPVAYLKTFQGPPTGIVVERERLDKYGRPLLGATVKPKLGLSGKNYGRVVYEGLRGGLDFLKDDENINSQAFMHWRDRFLFSMEAVNRAQAETGEVKGHYLNVTAGTMEDMYERAEFAKELGSCIVMIDLVIGWTAIQSMSRWARKHDMILHLHRAGHSTYTRQRNHGISFRVIAKWLRMAGVDHAHAGTAVGKLEGDPLSVQGYYNVCRDAHNAVDLSRGLFFDQPWAGLRKVMPVASGGIHAGQMHQLLDLFGDDAILQFGGGTIGHPAGIQAGATANRVALEAMVKARNEGRDILREGPDVLEAAARWCTPLKQALDTWRDVTFNYASTDTPDFAATPTAA